From Kangiella sp. TOML190, one genomic window encodes:
- the murG gene encoding undecaprenyldiphospho-muramoylpentapeptide beta-N-acetylglucosaminyltransferase, which yields MSKTILLMAGGTGGHIFPALAVGHYLQNQGWNLHWLGSEGGMEETIVSNHGIKISLLPVKGIRGKGLVSLLKAPFTIASNVMAAKKIIKQVKPDVVLGMGGFASGPGGLAAKLCGIPVVIHEQNAIAGMTNKLLHKVSKFTLQAYPGAFGNAKKVVTTGNPVRKDIYEKAKQSLPSAEEGKVNLLVVGGSLGAQVFNQKVPETLNIVNHGLLIDVKHQSGRGKAAEVEAAYQAATNERLTFEVLEFIEDMAATYEWADLVICRAGALTVAEVAMAGRAAVFVPFPHAVDDHQTHNARYLADQGAAVIIQQHDLSPQRLAEQITALANNKKHLVEMAQKAQSLAMPNATQEVADYCIQAAGVSSKSDGAQGEEV from the coding sequence ATGAGTAAAACAATTCTTCTAATGGCAGGAGGCACTGGCGGTCATATTTTCCCAGCATTAGCTGTTGGTCACTATTTGCAAAACCAAGGGTGGAACTTGCACTGGCTTGGCTCTGAAGGTGGTATGGAAGAAACCATTGTCAGCAATCATGGCATTAAAATTAGCTTACTGCCTGTCAAAGGTATTCGTGGCAAAGGACTCGTGTCGTTATTGAAAGCGCCTTTTACCATTGCCTCGAACGTGATGGCTGCCAAGAAAATTATCAAGCAAGTTAAACCTGACGTGGTGCTGGGTATGGGCGGTTTTGCTAGCGGGCCAGGTGGTTTGGCAGCAAAGCTGTGCGGCATTCCAGTGGTTATTCATGAACAAAATGCCATTGCGGGTATGACCAATAAGCTGCTGCACAAAGTCAGCAAATTTACTTTGCAGGCTTATCCCGGCGCTTTTGGTAATGCCAAAAAAGTGGTAACCACTGGCAATCCAGTGCGCAAAGATATTTACGAAAAGGCAAAGCAATCGCTTCCGTCGGCGGAAGAAGGGAAAGTTAATCTGTTAGTTGTCGGCGGCAGTTTGGGCGCGCAGGTGTTTAACCAGAAAGTGCCAGAGACATTAAATATTGTGAATCATGGTCTGCTTATTGATGTTAAGCATCAATCGGGTCGCGGCAAGGCGGCGGAAGTCGAAGCCGCTTATCAGGCGGCAACTAACGAGCGCCTGACTTTTGAAGTGCTGGAGTTTATTGAAGATATGGCGGCGACCTATGAGTGGGCGGATCTGGTGATTTGCCGTGCTGGGGCTTTAACCGTTGCAGAGGTCGCAATGGCAGGTCGCGCGGCAGTGTTTGTGCCTTTCCCGCATGCGGTGGATGACCATCAAACACACAATGCGCGCTACCTTGCTGATCAAGGTGCAGCGGTAATTATTCAGCAACACGATTTGTCACCGCAACGTTTAGCCGAGCAAATTACCGCATTAGCGAATAATAAAAAACACCTAGTAGAGATGGCCCAGAAAGCTCAAAGCTTGGCTATGCCCAATGCCACCCAAGAGGTAGCTGATTACTGCATTCAAGCGGCTGGCGTTAGTTCAAAGTCAGACGGCGCGCAAGGAGAGGAAGTATGA
- a CDS encoding D-alanine--D-alanine ligase produces MSLKPEMKSQYGKVAVLLGGFSAEREISLLTGAAVLKALIEAGVDAHPVDPEQDGLAAIVEGGFDRAWNALHGRGGEDGQIQSFLQLQGIAYTGCGVIASALSMDKLRTKLVWKALDLPVAPHVMVATQALSDSEAQSLLDSLGGSVMVKPIREGSSVGMARASNVEELQQAVAKASEFDKEVMLEQWVDGDEFTVAILSGKEFGDKALPSIHMITPNDFYDYEAKYQTSSTQYHCPSGLSAKEEAQLQAIALKAFHAVDGHGWSRVDFLRDKVTRNWVLLEVNTIPGMTQTSLVPKAAKVAGMSFESLVLKILDTSFIERK; encoded by the coding sequence ATGAGTCTGAAACCAGAAATGAAATCACAATACGGCAAGGTTGCTGTATTACTCGGCGGTTTTTCTGCAGAGCGTGAGATTTCATTGCTTACCGGAGCGGCAGTGTTGAAAGCCTTAATTGAGGCTGGGGTGGATGCTCATCCGGTGGATCCGGAACAAGATGGTTTGGCGGCGATTGTTGAGGGTGGCTTTGATCGCGCTTGGAATGCGCTGCATGGGCGTGGCGGTGAGGATGGTCAGATTCAAAGCTTTTTGCAATTACAGGGTATTGCCTACACGGGCTGCGGGGTAATCGCTTCGGCCTTATCCATGGACAAGCTGAGAACCAAATTGGTTTGGAAAGCCTTGGACTTGCCAGTGGCACCGCATGTGATGGTTGCTACCCAAGCGTTAAGCGATAGCGAAGCACAAAGCTTGCTGGACTCTTTGGGTGGCAGCGTCATGGTCAAGCCGATCCGCGAAGGCTCCAGCGTTGGTATGGCAAGAGCCAGCAATGTTGAAGAGTTGCAACAGGCGGTAGCTAAGGCCAGTGAGTTTGATAAAGAAGTTATGTTAGAGCAATGGGTGGATGGCGATGAATTTACCGTTGCTATTCTTAGTGGTAAAGAGTTTGGTGATAAGGCGCTACCGAGTATTCACATGATCACGCCCAATGATTTTTATGATTATGAAGCAAAATATCAAACGAGCAGCACGCAATATCATTGCCCCAGCGGTTTAAGTGCCAAAGAAGAAGCGCAGCTACAAGCGATTGCCTTAAAGGCATTTCATGCGGTGGATGGTCACGGCTGGTCGCGAGTAGATTTTTTGCGCGACAAAGTGACTCGAAACTGGGTTTTATTGGAAGTCAATACCATTCCAGGTATGACCCAA
- the murC gene encoding UDP-N-acetylmuramate--L-alanine ligase, which yields MNNSAMMQQIPEMRRIKRIHFVGIGGAGMSGIAEVLVNLGYQVSGSDLRQSRVTDRLKELGAEIFFGHRSNNVLDVDVVVASTAISESNPEIATARDRRIPIVPRAEMLAELMRYRHGVAVAGTHGKTTTTSLIASIYGEGGLDPTFVIGGLLNSAGSNARLGTSRYFIAEADESDASFLHLQPMVSIVTNIDADHMETYGGDFKVLENNFVEFLHNLPFYGLAVLCIDDETVENLIPRVTRPIVTYGFSAKADVRAVDFEQVGTQSRFKVVRRGHSGALEIRLNLPGQHNVQNALAAIAVATEDGVADEAIQKALADFGGIGRRFEIYGDYQVNNADGNSMTIGLMDDYGHHPKEVEATIKAMRQSWPERRLVMVYQPHRYTRTRDLYEDFCQVLSEVDVLLLLKVYPAGEEPIAGADSRSLCFSIRQRGKIDPIFVEDQEELEKVLPGVLQDGDMVLTQGAGNVGGLAPKWSSLGMQLDSNDKET from the coding sequence ATGAATAACTCTGCGATGATGCAACAAATTCCTGAGATGCGTCGCATCAAGCGGATCCATTTTGTCGGCATCGGTGGCGCTGGCATGAGCGGTATCGCTGAAGTATTGGTCAATTTAGGTTATCAGGTTTCAGGCTCGGATTTGCGCCAATCGCGAGTAACTGATCGACTAAAAGAACTGGGCGCAGAAATCTTTTTTGGCCATCGTAGCAACAACGTTTTGGATGTGGACGTAGTGGTAGCCTCGACCGCGATTTCAGAATCGAATCCCGAGATAGCTACGGCCCGCGATAGACGGATTCCGATCGTGCCACGGGCAGAAATGTTAGCGGAATTGATGCGTTATCGACATGGCGTGGCGGTTGCGGGCACTCATGGTAAAACCACGACCACTAGTTTAATCGCCAGTATTTATGGCGAAGGCGGTTTGGATCCAACGTTTGTGATTGGCGGTTTGCTTAACAGCGCTGGCAGCAACGCTCGCCTTGGAACTAGTCGTTACTTTATTGCAGAAGCGGATGAAAGCGACGCTTCGTTTTTACACTTACAGCCGATGGTTTCAATTGTCACCAACATTGATGCTGATCATATGGAAACTTACGGTGGTGATTTTAAAGTTTTGGAAAATAACTTTGTCGAGTTTTTGCATAATTTGCCTTTCTATGGCTTGGCTGTTTTGTGCATCGACGATGAAACGGTGGAAAATCTGATCCCAAGAGTAACTAGGCCAATTGTCACCTACGGCTTTAGCGCTAAAGCCGATGTGCGCGCGGTTGATTTTGAACAAGTCGGTACCCAAAGCCGTTTTAAAGTGGTGCGGCGTGGACATTCTGGTGCGTTAGAGATTCGTTTGAATTTGCCAGGGCAACACAATGTACAAAATGCGCTAGCCGCTATCGCGGTGGCAACGGAAGACGGAGTTGCTGATGAAGCCATTCAAAAAGCCTTAGCTGACTTTGGTGGCATTGGTCGTCGCTTTGAAATTTATGGCGATTATCAAGTTAACAATGCTGATGGGAACAGTATGACAATTGGTTTGATGGACGATTATGGTCATCACCCCAAAGAAGTGGAGGCGACCATTAAAGCCATGCGCCAGAGCTGGCCAGAGCGCCGCTTGGTGATGGTTTATCAGCCACACCGCTATACCCGAACGCGTGATTTGTATGAAGATTTTTGTCAGGTGTTATCGGAAGTGGATGTTTTGCTGTTGTTAAAAGTTTATCCCGCTGGCGAAGAGCCGATTGCGGGCGCTGACAGTCGTTCGCTATGTTTTAGCATTCGTCAGCGCGGCAAAATTGATCCAATTTTTGTCGAAGATCAGGAAGAGCTAGAAAAGGTGTTACCGGGCGTTTTACAAGACGGCGATATGGTGCTCACGCAAGGCGCGGGCAATGTGGGCGGCTTAGCGCCCAAATGGTCGTCATTGGGTATGCAATTAGACAGCAATGACAAAGAAACATAG